AGTAATGTCTGAGCAAATGAAAAAACAATTGGCACATGATCTTGGCTTCGGAGCAAAAGTTGAAGATGGTGATTGGAGCGATGTAACCACAGGTGAAATCGGCTCTATGATACGCGAAGCGATTAAACGTGGTGAGCAAGCAATGGCGGAAGAAGCAAGCTTAAATGGAAGCATTCATCAAAACGCCGAATAATAGTAAAAGCGATTACAAGAAATTTCTTGTAATCGCTTTTTATATATTTATCCAATAGCTCATCCGCTTAAACTTCAGATATAGTAAAAACTCTGTCTAAATCACGTTTTTATTTTATCCGATGACTAACGGGTTCTGCTTTCAGTGGGAGTTAAAACGCCTACTGAAACAGCGTACTTATCGATAAGATTCTGTAAGAATATCTATACAATCTTCCTCAGTTAGATTTACTGGGTCAAGATCAAATAATCCGCCCATCGTTCTACGTGCATTAACTGCATATTTACGTAAATTATCTTTTTCTATACTATAATCACTCATTTTTAAATTGGCAACATGACAATCCTCTTGAAGTTTTGCAAGCGCTGCTACAAAGTCCATTGGAGCTGTTGCCTCACTTTTACCAAGCGCTTTTGCCATAGCAATAAACCGATCTGGACATGCACCTTTGTCAATCAATTTTTTGTAATATGCCAAGCTAATCATAATGAGCCCTGCACCATGTGGTAATTGATGATGATACGCACTTAATGCATGTTCAAGTGAATGTTCAGAAATACAACACGACGTAGATTCTACCATACCTGATAAAGTATTCGCTAAAGCCACATCCGCTCTAGCATTTTCATTTCTCCCATCCGCTACGGCTTTCACTAAACTTTTCCCAATAAGCTCAATCGCTTTTAAAGAATAAAGTTCACTTATTGGATTTGCAACTTTTGCGATATAACCTTCAGTGCTATGAAATAATGCATCAAATCCTTGATATGCAGTTAAAGTCGGCGGAACTGTCAACATTAAATCCGGATCTACAACAGCAATCACAGGAAATAGTGCATCATAACCAAATCCTATTTTTTCACTATTTTCTTCATGTGTAGTTACCGTCCATGGGTCAATTTCCGTTCCTGTCCCTGCGGTTGTCGTAACCGCTATAATTGGCAATGGTTGATTGGGAACTGTCTTTCCTTTAGCAGTACCGCCACTCACATAATCCCAGTAATCACCTTCATTTGTTGCCATAACAGCAATTGCTTTTGCAGCATCAATACTACTTCCACCACCAAGTCCAATAACAAAATCACATTGGTTATCCCGAGCAAAAGAAGCCCCTTCCATTACATGTTTTTTTATCGGATTCGGTAAAATTTTATCAAATACACAATGTTTAATCCCAGCTAAATCAAGTTGTTCTTCTACTCGTGCTAAATACCCATTTTCTCTAGTCGATTTACCAGATGAAATTACAATTAAAGCTTTTTCCCCTGGCAATGATTGTTGATGTAATTCATTCAACTTACCTTTGCCAAATAACAGTCTTGTTGGAATATAGTAATTAAAATTCATTTTTAAAACCCCTTTATCTCAATTCTTCCTTGCTATAGATTTACCTTAGCACTTTGAGTGAACTCTATGTCAAGTTTTATTTTTCTTTTCATCCTAATATTATTGAAAAGCATTACACTAATATCAGTATATTCCCATCAAGTCTGATTGCTATTATTTCACAAAAACAAAGGAGTTTACCTAAAGGTAAACTCCTATTTTATACTTAAGGTCTAATGACATCGGTTCCCATATATGGACGCAACGCTTCTGGAATTACTACAGAACCATCTTCCTGTTGACAATTTTCTAAAATTGCAGCAACAGTACGACCAATTGCAAGACCAGACCCATTTAATGTATGCACAAATTCAGGTTTTGATTTTGCATCACGGCGGAATTTAATATCTGCACGTCTCGCTTGATAATCTTCAAAGTTTGAACAAGAAGATATTTCACGATACATATTAAAGCTTGGCAACCAAACTTCAATATCATAAGTTTTTGCCGAACTAAAGCCCATATCGCCCGTGCAAAGCAAAATCACTCGGTATGGTAATCCTAGTAATTGCAATACACGCTCTGCATCACTCGTTAGTTTTTCTAATTCATTATAAGAATCTTCTGGTTTTACAAATTTGACCAATTCAACTTTGTTGAATTGATGTTGACGAATCAATCCACGAGTATCACGACCTGCTGAACCAGCCTCTGCTCTAAAACATGCACTATACGCACTATAATATTTCGGCAAATCCTTTCCGTCAAGGATTTCCCCTCTATGATAATTTGTCACAGGAACTTCTGCGGTTGGAATTAAATAATAATCTAACCCTTCTAATTTGAACATATCTTCGGAGAATTTCGGCAATTGACCTGTACCAGTCATACTATCTTTATTCGCAACAAAAGGAGGTAACATTTCTGTATAGCCATGCTTTTCTGTATGTAAATTTAACATAAAGTTAATTACAGCACGTTCTAGTCTTGCGCCGAGGCCCTTATAGAAAGTGAATCTTGCGCCTGTTACTTTTGCCGCACGTTCTGCATCAAGGATTCCAAGCCCTTCCCCAATTTCCCAATGAGGCTTTGGCGTAAAATCAAAATTTCTCACTTCACCCCAACGACGAATTTCCGGATTATCATTTTCATCTTTTCCTACGGGAACAGCTTCGTTCGGCACATTGGGAATACTAAGCATAATATCTTTTAATTCAGCTTCAACTTCTTTTAAACGTGCATCCAGTTTAGCAATATCTTCGCCGACCTTGCGCATTTCAAGCACCAAATCATCCGCATTTTCCTTATTTTTTTTCATTATGCTGATTTGTTGTGAAACTTTATTTCTTTCGCTTTTTAAAGCTTCTACTTTTCCTAAAATATCACGACGTTCTTTTTCTAATGCGATAAAACCGTCTAACGTCATAGAATTACCACGATTTTTTAACGCTTCTTGTACTTTTTCCGGATTATCTCTGACAAATTTAATATCAAGCATTTCTTTTCTCAAACCTCCAAATATTCGAAACCTAACCGATATTCTATCGCTTACGATACATCTACAAATTATTTATCTAATTAATTATATATACTATATAAAAACCTGTCAAACATGCCTTTTGTAGCATATTTTTGTTCTTCAATCATAAAAATATGCATAGATTTTAAAAGATTCAGCTTTCCCCTTATACTTCATTATCATCATGTATCGGAGGTATTTATGCCTAAACCAATATCCACTATTTTTAAAACTGCATTTTTATTTGCGGGGACTATGCTTGGTGCAGGATTTGCCTCCGGTCAGGAGCTATTATACTTTTTTATTGCATATGGTAGTATGGGGATTTATGGCATCGTTACCGCTGGCATCTTTTTTTCCTTATTAGGCTATCGCCTGCTAAAAATCAGCAATCAATTTGAAACTACAGATTATACGCTTTTTATCAATAAACTTTGTGGCAAGAGATTTGGATTCATTCTTAATTTACTACTCGGATTTTTCCTTTTTACTATTTTACAATTGATGTTAATTGCTGCGGGAACAATTTGCCGTAATTATTTCTATTTACCCTTTGCTCTTGGGTATACCTCGTTAAGTCTTCTCATCTTAGTCCTTGCACTTTTCGGAGTTCAAGGGATTATGAAAGTAAATCTAATTGCCACACCATTTCTTGCCCTTATCATCTTAATCATCTGTTTTTCTTCGCTGCATTATCATGAGTTTTCTTTCTCACTCTTTGAGCATACGGTCTCACTTTCCAATCAGCCTGCACCACATTGGCTTTTATCGTGTTTATTATATGCCTCCTATAATCTTTCAATCAGCTTACCCTTACTTGTCCCTTTAGGAGCAAAAATCAAATGTAATCAAACGCGACTTCTAGGAAGCATTCTTGGTGCAACATTACTTATGAGTCTGGCTATTTGTATCACTTTTACGATTCTTCTTCATTGTCCTTATATTTTAAATGCTCAAATACCGATGTTAGATATTTCCTGTTCGCAAAGTTTATTACATTCTTTTCTATATCTTATTATTTTTCTTTTGGCTATCTTTACAACCTCTTTATCCTGTTTATATGGCTGTGCATCACAACTAAAAAAGCACACAAATTTACCTTATCCCCTTTGCCTCATTTTTTTATTATGCATTAGTTTTTTCTTTATTAACCTTGAATTTAGCGAAATTATTCAAAGACTTTTCCCTTGGTTTGGTTATCTGGCCTTATTTATCATGATTAAATTGCTTTTGGCTAAAGATGGAGGGCGAAATGAAAAAAACAATTCTCCATATTGACTATAAAGTACCTGCGTTTGTTTTATTTTTCAGCGGCATTTGTTTTGGTGAACTCATCGGCATTATCATTGCAATTTTAGACCGCGACTTTCTTGGTATTGTCACCGGTGCCTGCCTGGGGATTGGCCTAGGATTCGCCGGCGCAGCTTTTACGCTTCTTACACTCTGGATTTTTAATGTGTTTGCAGATAATTTGGGTGGCTGGCAAATAAAAATTAAGGATGAATACGCTAAAGAAACGAAAGAGTAAAAGGTTCATTTCCTCACCTGAGGAAATGAACCTTTTACTTTAGCAATATACTCTTGGTACACGTTTACTTATCATGCAGACAACTTCATAATTGATTGTCCCCAACCAGTTGGCAATTTCGTCCACTGAAAGCTTTCCATCACCAAATAAAATTACAGTGTCCCCTTGCTTCACCCCTGCAATATCCGTAACATCTACCATACATTGATCCATACAAATTTTCCCCACGATTGGAGCAAGTTGATGATGAATCAAAACTTTTGCTTTGCCAGTTAATAAGCGTGACCATCCATCTGCATAACCGATTGGCAGGGTTGCAATTAGACTTTTGCGTTTCGTTCTGAAAATCTGACCATAACTAATTCCATTACCCGTTTCTAATTCCTTTACATAAGCAACTTTTGCAATCAATTTCATTACCGGACGAAGATCCGTAGAATGCTTCACTTCATCTGACGGCCATAATCCATAAAGAATTACCCCTGCGCGGACCATATCAAAATGGGCCTGCGGCATTTCAAGAATTGCTGCACTATTGGCAATATGTTTTAAAGGAATGTTAATTCCCCTTTGTTCAATATCTGCAATTGCTTGATTAAATTTCTCTAATTGTTCACAAGCAAAAGTTTTATCTTCATAATCAGATTTTGCAAAATGAGAAAATACTCCGACGATTTCTACACCTGGAAGTGCAGCTATCGCTTCAGCAAATGCACCCACCTGATTCGGCTGAATTCCAATTCGATGCATTCCCGTATCCACTTTAATATGAACTCTTGCTCTTTTCCCCTGGCGCACTGCCTCTTTAGATAAAGCCTCTGCCGCTTGAAGCGTAAAAACAGCCTGCTCAATATCATATTCAACGAGTTGCTGCGTTTGTCTATCCGGTGTAAACCCTAAAATCAAAATTGGTTCTTTGAATCCTGCGTTTCTAAGTTCTAATGCCTCATCTAGTATTGCAACCGCCAAATAATCCGCACCAGCAGCAACGGCTTCTTTCGCAACCGCAACTGCTCCGTGTCCATAAGCATCTGCTTTCACAACCGCGCACATTTTCGCATTATTTTTTATGCAGCTTTTTATCAGCTTCACATTATGTCTTATTGCTGATAAATCAATTTGTGCATATACATCTCTATTTGGCATTTACTCCATCTCCTAATTAATATATAAGCATATCGTATCATTTTTCTAATGAAATTTTACACCGTGTCTGTTGTACAATCAGATCATCAAGTTCTTCGCTCAAGCCTAAGACAGTATCATCAGTCATAATCCCGCCTTTTTCTGACACAAGCTTATTAAGACTTGCTCTTGTCGACTCAATTTTTTGATTGAGCTGCTCTAATTTTTTTTTCATTGATATCCCCTCATTCTACCCATAATCTAGGTGATCATGATTAGACTTCAGCCACTAATATATTTAATGTTTCGCCATTCTTTTACAGTTCCCTTCTCGTCTAAATAAATATAGGACAAAATGACTCCTTTTATTTTCCAAAGAAAATCTTATTTTTTATGCCACTATTTACATCTTCCTGTTTCGCATAATGCATTTAAAAAATGTAGATAATAGGATTACAACGCGATGAGGAGGTGAGAATATGTCGAGAACAAACAAACCTGTAAACCCTGCAGCTCAAAATTCGCTTGATAAAATGAAATATGAAATTGCAAACGAATTAGGCATTGCTGACGCAGTTCGCCAAAACGGTTGGTCTACAATGACTTCCGCTGATTGCGGCCGTGTAGGTGGTCATATGGTTCGTAAAATGATCGAACAATATGAATCTTCTATGAATAAATCGCAATCCTAAGATACGATTAAAAGGGCGGCCTTTTAGCCGCCCTTTTATTATTTTTAAATTCCTGTAAAATATACAGTTATTTCAGCTCCATTATCGACAAGCGTATTGACTGGAATACTTTGCCTTTGAGCAATTCCACTGCCTTCAGGAAGGACGATAAGACTTAGAGAATCTGCCAATTCTGCAACTTGTCGCATCGTTTTCCCTGTAAAATCAGGCACTAAAACTTTGCCTGGAGGTACTTGAATTGGTTTGGCAGGCTGTTGTAATTGAGCCAATGGCCTTTTCACCGGCGCGCCTTCTAAATCATTATTTAACGGCTTAATATTCAAATAGCGTAAAACCTGTTCAAATATTTCCCCGGCAATCGGTGCAGCAATTTGCCCGCCGTAATAAATACCGTTTGGATCATCAATAATAACAAGCACTGTAATTTGGGGATCTTCAACTGGAGCAAAACCTGCAAATGAAGCGATATAATGACCACTTAAGTATCCGCTTCCATCATCTTTTAATTTTTCAGCAGTTCCTGTCTTTCCAGCTATTCTATAGCCTTTCACCGCCGCTTTCGTCCCCCCACCAGAAGCAACAACTTGCTCTAACATACTAATTAATTTCGTCGCTGTATCTTCTTCAATAACTTGTCTTACTTGTGTAACTTCACTACTCTTACTTATGCTTCCATCGGAGTTTCTAAATTCTTTGATAATTGTAGGTTTTAATAACATTCCTTTATTAGCAATTGCTGAAATAGCAGTTGCTAACTGCACTGGCGTTACCGCAATACTTTGTCCAATCGACATCGTCGCAATATCTGAATCTCGCATATGCTTAGGATCAAATAAAATTCCATACTCCTCACCAGGCAATTCAATTCCCGTCAAAGCTCCAAAGCCAAAAGCATGGGCATAATCATTAAGTTTTTGCGCTCCTACCTGCATACCGACCTGAACGAAACCTGTATTTATAGAGTTTTTAATAATATCCGTAAAGCTTACATTGCCATAACTTTCACCATTCCAGTTTTGAATTCTTCGTCCAGATACCATTACATATCCCGGATCAACAAACCGTTTTTCCGGCGTAACGATACCTTCTTGTAATGCCGATGCCGCAACTATAGCCTTAAATGTAGAACCGGGCTCATATACAAAGGAAACTGCACGATTTCTCCACTCTTCTGGTGAATATTTATAAAACTCATTGGGATTATACGTTGGGCGATTTGCCATCGCCAATATTTCGCCATTCTTCGGATTCATGACGACTGCCGTAACCGCCCGTGGCTTCGTATCTACCATCGCTTTTTCAAGCGTCTGCTCAACGATAAACTGAATATTGCTATCAATCGTTAAATAAAGATCTTTTCCACCTTCATAAGTGTTTTTTGAAAAAACAGAATTGAAAATTGGTCTTCCATAAGTATCTGTCGACAAAAATTGTTCCGATGACTTCGCCTTTAAAACTTCATCTTCTGCCAATTCCATCCCATCAAGTCCAACGTCATCCATTCCTACAAAGCCAAGTACCTGTGAAGCTAACGCGTCATTTGGATAATAGCGTTTACTTTCTTCTACAAAATTCAAACAATTTAGATTATACTTTTCAATCACTGCTTTTACTCGCGCCACCACATCTGGCTCTAACATACGCTTTAACCAAACAAACCTCCCGCCATCGGCAATTCTACCTCTAATGTCTTGCTCTGACATTTTTAAAATAGGTGCCAATTCTGCCGCCAATGTTTCAGGATCTTTTACAACTTCCGGATCTACATAAAGCGATTTTACCAGAATGCTAACCGCGAGCTCACGACCATTTCTATCGTAAATCGTGCCTCGGGGCGACTGTAGCGTGCGGCTCTCTTCTACTTGCCGCTTTGCCTTCATTGCTAATAGGTCGCCCTGTACAACTTGTATCCAAGCTACACGGCCAGCCAATATAAAAATTAAGCCAACCAATGCAAAAATAAATACTGCTATTCTTTTTTGCACTGGATTTCGTTTAACTGCCAATTCAGCCACCTGCCAAAATCAAAATGTAAAAATTTTTTTATTTATTTTAGAATTCGTCCAACTTAGATACATTCCTTTTTATTCAGGCAAAAAAGAAAATCTATTTTTACTTTTTTTGAAATTATTTTTTAAAATATGTTACATCCTCTATTTATCCTGTTATAATATATTAGATAACATCAAAGCATTGCTATAAAGATTGGTGGTTAAATTATGGACGTCATTGATAAAAAAATACTTAAAAATCTACAAAAAAATGCCCGTATGACCATTTCTGACTTAAGTGCCGAAATATCACTTTCAATGCCCGCAATAAGTGAACGTTTGAAAAAATTAGAAGCATCAGGCGTAATTAAACAATATACAGTTATTCTTGATCCTGCAATGCTAAACAAACATTTAATGGCTCTCATGTATGTCCAATTAGAAAATCCAACCCATGGGGATTCTTTTGCCAGTTTCGTCAAAGATGAACTCGAAATTAAAGAATGCTTCTATATAACTGGAGAATTCGACTACTCATTAAAAATTGTCACTGAAAGTACAAAAACATTAGAATTATTGTTAAACCGTATTAAAAATCAACCTGGAATTCTAAAAACGCAAACCATTGTAGTCCTATCCTCAATTACAGATAACCCTTCAATCATTCCTGAATAAAAAACCGCAGCTTTCGCTGCGGTTTTTATTATTTATTTTGTTGTGATTTTAATCCCTTGCACTAACTCTCGGCGTGATTTTTCATCAGCAACTGCAGCAGTCTGTTCAATACCAACAATAATTGCTTGCATTGAAGACTCTATATTTCCTAAAATAGAATTGATTTTTTTAGTCGCTTCAACACTATCTTCAGCTAATTTACGCACCTCATTTGCAACAACGGCAAATCCACGACCTTGCTCTCCAGCCCGTGCCGCCTCAATTGCTGCATTTAGCCCAAGCAAATTCGTTTGCTGCGATACTTTATTGATAAAACCAATAACTTCATGTGTATTATTAATATGCCCTTTTGCTTCATTCACCGCTCCTGATAAAGTATCTACCTTTGTTTTTAATTCTTCATTAATCAACGCTTGAGACTTAATCAAATGATAAATTATATTTGTTAAATAAGTCTCTACTACTTTCACATTTTCTGGTACATATGTATTGATAATCTTGTTGACTTCCACATTACCTGTAACATTTAATATAACATCTAGTCCTGGCATTTTTACCGCTTCAGAAATGTCTTGAAACGTTCTAAGCCCCATTTTTTGCGCTAAGCGAATCGCAACCGCATCTGCCTTTACATCCGCTACAGCAACTATTTTTACATCAGGAATCTTTGTCGATAATTCTAATATACCGGCTCCACCTCTACCGCCGCCAACCAATAATATATTTAACATTTTTACCCCTCCAATTTAATAAACTGGTTCCCCTATAAATTTTCTTAAATCATACTCACCACAATAAAACTTCGTGTCGAACAGTTTTATAATTACGTCAATTAAGTTCTATTTTTCCCTACATAAATCCTGCACATTTTTAGAAATATTATCAGATAAAAATTCAGTAAAATTAAGGGTTTAAAGCTATTTTATTACTATTAATTCCATGTTATTACCTGACTATTTTAAACCATTCTAAAAAAAACTATCAATATTTCATCTTTTTACTTTAAATTATATAGTATTTCATCTGCAAACTTTGACAAACTGGCATAGATTTCCTTAGGAAGCTATTGCAACCACTATATCGACACTACTAGATAATCCTACTTATTTTACTCCGTCATTGATCTTAAACTGCATTTTTTAATTACTACCCCAACATTTCTTTCAATGCGTCTTTTTCTATCACCTTAAATAATACACAAAATTCAACGCTGCAAAATCCGACACTGAAACTTTTTTAAAATATCTTTTTTCGTTTTCTCAATACTCCTTACATTATCAAAATGAATATTTTTTGATAAAATTTATTATTTTAATTATATACTGAATATATTTTAGTTAAAAGAACTTTTTCGATAAAAACATCTACTTTTACCAGCAAGCAAACAATTTTATCTATGAATCAACATGCAATCATGCTAAAATGATAATGTTTTGTCATACACAAATTAATACCTAGGAGCATACTATGCAAAATTATTTTAAAAAACATCTATTTGCAATTTTTTCAATTATTACTTTTATTATCGTCACAATTCCACTTTATTTCGTAAACGAATGCCCCACCCCAGCTGGAGTTTCTGAATATACAGATGATGAAACTTTAAGTAAAGGGCAAAAAGAATCTGTTAAAACGCCCTTTATTATTAATGGTGATTTATCTGATTTTAAAACCCAAGACCCATTCCGACCTGTATATGACAATTTTACAATCTCCCAGCGACAAAACCAAGGATTATCTACAGCGCTTCCAAAAATCGAACCTTATTATCATGAAAAAACTGTATATCTAACTTTTGATGACGGACCTAATGACGATATTGAAATCGCTATTTTAGATATACTAAAACAAGAGCAAGTAAAGGCAACTTTCTTTTTATTAGGCAATAAACTACATGATTATCCAGATGTAGTAAAGCGAATCTATAATGAAAATCATGCAATTGGGAATCACAGTTATACACACATTTATGAAAAATTATACGATTCTCCAGGCAGTTACATCAAAGAATTACAACAAGCAGATGATATTTTTAAAGAAATCTTGGGCGTTCGTCCGCTTATTACAAGAGCCCCTGGAGGCATCGTTGGAAACTTTACCGATGAATATTGGTTAGAGCTAGAACGGCTCGGATATATCGAAGTGGGCTGGAATATTAGTTCCGGAGATGCTTCAGATGGAACGGCAGAAGACTTAATTGACAATATTATTCATCAACTCGATAACTTTCCAATTTTACAAGATCATGCAATTATATTGATGCACTCCTCACCTGGTCACGAAGAAACTATTAAAGCATTGCCACAAATTATTAAAATCCTAAAAGAACGTGGTTTTGCTTTTGGCGTAATTACACCTTCTACACCGCCCGCTTGGGAAAATAAAAAATCCTGATTCATTTTGAATCAGGATTTTTTATTCTACTCAATCCGAAGCATTCGATACCCTATTCCAATATGTGTCTGGATATATTCTACACCACTTTCACTCTTACAGAGTTTTTTTCTAAGCGACGTCATATAAACACGCAACGAGCCTAAATCACTTTCAATTGCATTTTTCCATACTTGATCTAATATGTAGTGATGTGTAAGTACCTTGCCTACATTTTTCGCCAATAAGCAAAGTAATTTATACTCAATTGGCATTAACTTTACCTCAGTATCGTTTACTTTTACTACCGCCGCGGTAAAATCTATGACAAGCGCCCCATTATGAAAAACTTCCTCCACCTTACCATTTAGCGTTGACAAGTAGTTTAATCTTCGC
This genomic interval from Selenobaculum gibii contains the following:
- a CDS encoding small, acid-soluble spore protein, alpha/beta type, with the protein product MGKVMSEQMKKQLAHDLGFGAKVEDGDWSDVTTGEIGSMIREAIKRGEQAMAEEASLNGSIHQNAE
- a CDS encoding iron-containing alcohol dehydrogenase, which translates into the protein MNFNYYIPTRLLFGKGKLNELHQQSLPGEKALIVISSGKSTRENGYLARVEEQLDLAGIKHCVFDKILPNPIKKHVMEGASFARDNQCDFVIGLGGGSSIDAAKAIAVMATNEGDYWDYVSGGTAKGKTVPNQPLPIIAVTTTAGTGTEIDPWTVTTHEENSEKIGFGYDALFPVIAVVDPDLMLTVPPTLTAYQGFDALFHSTEGYIAKVANPISELYSLKAIELIGKSLVKAVADGRNENARADVALANTLSGMVESTSCCISEHSLEHALSAYHHQLPHGAGLIMISLAYYKKLIDKGACPDRFIAMAKALGKSEATAPMDFVAALAKLQEDCHVANLKMSDYSIEKDNLRKYAVNARRTMGGLFDLDPVNLTEEDCIDILTESYR
- the serS gene encoding serine--tRNA ligase; its protein translation is MLDIKFVRDNPEKVQEALKNRGNSMTLDGFIALEKERRDILGKVEALKSERNKVSQQISIMKKNKENADDLVLEMRKVGEDIAKLDARLKEVEAELKDIMLSIPNVPNEAVPVGKDENDNPEIRRWGEVRNFDFTPKPHWEIGEGLGILDAERAAKVTGARFTFYKGLGARLERAVINFMLNLHTEKHGYTEMLPPFVANKDSMTGTGQLPKFSEDMFKLEGLDYYLIPTAEVPVTNYHRGEILDGKDLPKYYSAYSACFRAEAGSAGRDTRGLIRQHQFNKVELVKFVKPEDSYNELEKLTSDAERVLQLLGLPYRVILLCTGDMGFSSAKTYDIEVWLPSFNMYREISSCSNFEDYQARRADIKFRRDAKSKPEFVHTLNGSGLAIGRTVAAILENCQQEDGSVVIPEALRPYMGTDVIRP
- a CDS encoding YkvI family membrane protein, with amino-acid sequence MPKPISTIFKTAFLFAGTMLGAGFASGQELLYFFIAYGSMGIYGIVTAGIFFSLLGYRLLKISNQFETTDYTLFINKLCGKRFGFILNLLLGFFLFTILQLMLIAAGTICRNYFYLPFALGYTSLSLLILVLALFGVQGIMKVNLIATPFLALIILIICFSSLHYHEFSFSLFEHTVSLSNQPAPHWLLSCLLYASYNLSISLPLLVPLGAKIKCNQTRLLGSILGATLLMSLAICITFTILLHCPYILNAQIPMLDISCSQSLLHSFLYLIIFLLAIFTTSLSCLYGCASQLKKHTNLPYPLCLIFLLCISFFFINLEFSEIIQRLFPWFGYLALFIMIKLLLAKDGGRNEKNNSPY
- the alr gene encoding alanine racemase, encoding MPNRDVYAQIDLSAIRHNVKLIKSCIKNNAKMCAVVKADAYGHGAVAVAKEAVAAGADYLAVAILDEALELRNAGFKEPILILGFTPDRQTQQLVEYDIEQAVFTLQAAEALSKEAVRQGKRARVHIKVDTGMHRIGIQPNQVGAFAEAIAALPGVEIVGVFSHFAKSDYEDKTFACEQLEKFNQAIADIEQRGINIPLKHIANSAAILEMPQAHFDMVRAGVILYGLWPSDEVKHSTDLRPVMKLIAKVAYVKELETGNGISYGQIFRTKRKSLIATLPIGYADGWSRLLTGKAKVLIHHQLAPIVGKICMDQCMVDVTDIAGVKQGDTVILFGDGKLSVDEIANWLGTINYEVVCMISKRVPRVYC
- a CDS encoding aspartyl-phosphate phosphatase Spo0E family protein gives rise to the protein MKKKLEQLNQKIESTRASLNKLVSEKGGIMTDDTVLGLSEELDDLIVQQTRCKISLEK
- a CDS encoding alpha/beta-type small acid-soluble spore protein; this encodes MSRTNKPVNPAAQNSLDKMKYEIANELGIADAVRQNGWSTMTSADCGRVGGHMVRKMIEQYESSMNKSQS
- a CDS encoding penicillin-binding protein, whose amino-acid sequence is MAVKRNPVQKRIAVFIFALVGLIFILAGRVAWIQVVQGDLLAMKAKRQVEESRTLQSPRGTIYDRNGRELAVSILVKSLYVDPEVVKDPETLAAELAPILKMSEQDIRGRIADGGRFVWLKRMLEPDVVARVKAVIEKYNLNCLNFVEESKRYYPNDALASQVLGFVGMDDVGLDGMELAEDEVLKAKSSEQFLSTDTYGRPIFNSVFSKNTYEGGKDLYLTIDSNIQFIVEQTLEKAMVDTKPRAVTAVVMNPKNGEILAMANRPTYNPNEFYKYSPEEWRNRAVSFVYEPGSTFKAIVAASALQEGIVTPEKRFVDPGYVMVSGRRIQNWNGESYGNVSFTDIIKNSINTGFVQVGMQVGAQKLNDYAHAFGFGALTGIELPGEEYGILFDPKHMRDSDIATMSIGQSIAVTPVQLATAISAIANKGMLLKPTIIKEFRNSDGSISKSSEVTQVRQVIEEDTATKLISMLEQVVASGGGTKAAVKGYRIAGKTGTAEKLKDDGSGYLSGHYIASFAGFAPVEDPQITVLVIIDDPNGIYYGGQIAAPIAGEIFEQVLRYLNIKPLNNDLEGAPVKRPLAQLQQPAKPIQVPPGKVLVPDFTGKTMRQVAELADSLSLIVLPEGSGIAQRQSIPVNTLVDNGAEITVYFTGI
- a CDS encoding Lrp/AsnC family transcriptional regulator — its product is MDVIDKKILKNLQKNARMTISDLSAEISLSMPAISERLKKLEASGVIKQYTVILDPAMLNKHLMALMYVQLENPTHGDSFASFVKDELEIKECFYITGEFDYSLKIVTESTKTLELLLNRIKNQPGILKTQTIVVLSSITDNPSIIPE
- a CDS encoding methyl-accepting chemotaxis protein, which codes for MLNILLVGGGRGGAGILELSTKIPDVKIVAVADVKADAVAIRLAQKMGLRTFQDISEAVKMPGLDVILNVTGNVEVNKIINTYVPENVKVVETYLTNIIYHLIKSQALINEELKTKVDTLSGAVNEAKGHINNTHEVIGFINKVSQQTNLLGLNAAIEAARAGEQGRGFAVVANEVRKLAEDSVEATKKINSILGNIESSMQAIIVGIEQTAAVADEKSRRELVQGIKITTK
- a CDS encoding polysaccharide deacetylase family protein: MQNYFKKHLFAIFSIITFIIVTIPLYFVNECPTPAGVSEYTDDETLSKGQKESVKTPFIINGDLSDFKTQDPFRPVYDNFTISQRQNQGLSTALPKIEPYYHEKTVYLTFDDGPNDDIEIAILDILKQEQVKATFFLLGNKLHDYPDVVKRIYNENHAIGNHSYTHIYEKLYDSPGSYIKELQQADDIFKEILGVRPLITRAPGGIVGNFTDEYWLELERLGYIEVGWNISSGDASDGTAEDLIDNIIHQLDNFPILQDHAIILMHSSPGHEETIKALPQIIKILKERGFAFGVITPSTPPAWENKKS